In Stigmatopora nigra isolate UIUO_SnigA chromosome 11, RoL_Snig_1.1, whole genome shotgun sequence, the following proteins share a genomic window:
- the b3galt1b gene encoding beta-1,3-galactosyltransferase 1, with protein MPSKVSCLYILTVVCWASALWYLSISRPTSTYIGHMSLPSRRTVKSAKNMTSNIRTRPLNSHAYDFVINESQKCHDSAPFLIILISTTHKEFDARQAIRETWGDESAYSDLRVLTMFLLGRNTDAVLNQMVEQESQIFHDIVVEDFIDSYHNLTLKTMMGMRWVATFCPKAQYVMKTDSDVFVNMDNLLYKLLKPTTKPRKRYFTGYVIHGGPIRDMRSKWYMSRDLYPESKYPPFCSGTGYVFSSDVAELIFNTSLHTRLLHLEDVYVGLCLRKLGIHPFQNTGFNHWKMAYSLCRYRRVITVHQISPEEMHRVWNDMSSKKHLRC; from the coding sequence ATGCCGTCCAAAGTATCCTGCCTTTACATCCTGACAGTGGTGTGCTGGGCAAGCGCTCTGTGGTATTTGAGTATATCTCGGCCCACGTCCACCTACATAGGTCACATGTCTCTGCCTAGCCGCAGGACTGTAAAATCTGCCAAAAACATGACCTCCAACATCCGCACTCGACCGCTGAACTCACACGCCTACGACTTTGTCATCAACGAGTCTCAGAAGTGCCATGATAGTGCCCCATTCCTGATCATCCTCATTAGCACCACGCACAAGGAATTTGATGCCCGACAGGCTATTCGGGAAACTTGGGGCGACGAGAGCGCCTACAGCGACCTGCGTGTCCTCACTATGTTCCTCCTGGGCCGTAACACGGACGCCGTCCTCAACCAGATGGTGGAACAGGAGAGCCAGATCTTCCATGACATTGTAGTGGAGGACTTCATTGACTCTTATCACAACCTCACCCTCAAAACGATGATGGGAATGCGTTGGGTAGCCACATTCTGCCCTAAAGCGCAATACGTCATGAAAACCGACAGTGACGTGTTTGTCAACATGGACAATTTGCTTTACAAGCTTCTCAAACCCACCACAAAGCCTAGAAAAAGGTACTTTACCGGCTATGTAATCCACGGAGGTCCGATAAGGGACATGCGTAGTAAATGGTACATGTCCAGAGACTTGTACCCTGAAAGTAAATACCCGCCGTTCTGCTCTGGCACTGGTTATGTGTTCTCGTCGGACGTGGCTGAGTTGATCTTTAACACTTCGCTTCACACCAGACTTTTGCACCTCGAGGACGTGTACGTGGGTTTGTGTTTGCGCAAGTTGGGGATACATCCTTTTCAGAACACTGGTTTTAATCACTGGAAGATGGCTTATAGCCTGTGCAGGTACAGGCGGGTCATTACAGTCCACCAGATCTCCCCCGAGGAGATGCATCGCGTTTGGAATGACATGTCCAGCAAAAAACACCTGAGATGTTGA